A single genomic interval of uncultured Pseudodesulfovibrio sp. harbors:
- a CDS encoding ABC transporter ATP-binding protein encodes MLKAENLGKIYGGKTVLDGVSFSLGREETLAVVGPSGCGKTSLLYILSGLSPADTGAVFLDGNEIAGPTSDISIILQDYGLLPWRSVVDNVALGLKVQGVSRKERIRRAKVQLAEVGIIGRERDYPANLSGGEQQRVAIARAFVTRPRLMLLDEPFSSLDALTRERLQLALLDTWQLRKVPYVLVTHSLEEAVMLGKRIMVMSASPARPVAVFDNPGFGDAGVRDSATGFELLKQLRHTVEDVW; translated from the coding sequence ATGCTGAAAGCTGAAAATCTCGGAAAAATCTACGGTGGAAAGACCGTTCTGGACGGCGTCTCCTTTTCGCTCGGGCGGGAGGAGACGCTGGCTGTTGTCGGGCCTTCCGGGTGCGGCAAGACGTCACTGCTGTATATCCTGAGCGGCCTGTCTCCCGCGGACACCGGGGCCGTGTTTCTCGATGGGAATGAAATCGCCGGACCGACTTCGGATATTTCGATTATCTTGCAGGATTACGGCTTGCTCCCGTGGCGATCCGTTGTGGACAACGTCGCGCTCGGCCTCAAGGTGCAGGGTGTTTCGCGCAAGGAACGTATCCGTCGGGCGAAGGTTCAGCTTGCGGAAGTCGGTATTATCGGACGGGAGCGTGATTATCCCGCCAACCTGAGCGGCGGGGAGCAGCAGCGGGTGGCTATTGCCCGTGCGTTTGTCACGCGGCCTCGGTTGATGCTGCTCGACGAACCGTTTTCCTCTCTTGATGCCCTGACCCGTGAACGGTTGCAGTTGGCGTTGCTGGATACGTGGCAGCTTCGAAAGGTGCCATATGTCCTTGTGACGCATTCGCTGGAGGAGGCTGTCATGCTGGGCAAGCGGATTATGGTCATGTCTGCCTCTCCGGCCCGCCCCGTGGCAGTGTTCGACAATCCCGGTTTCGGTGATGCCGGGGTTCGTGATTCGGCGACCGGATTCGAACTGCTGAAACAACTTCGGCATACCGTGGAGGACGTATGGTAA
- a CDS encoding SO_0444 family Cu/Zn efflux transporter, which produces MDVMLKIVLESWHVLVEASPYVLFGFFVAGLLKAFVPDVFLAKHLGGNSVGAVVKASVMGVPLPLCSCGVLPAALGLRRQGASKGATTAFMISTPETGVDSMAVTYALIDPIMTVIRPIAASITAVFAGVLVNAFPEKEEPSLPMNGLLKMSHDHEHDKCACGCDAEGKPSVLGRFRSGMEYAFGEMIGDIGRWLLVGVLIAGVIAAVLPDDALNQYVGGGVLSYLAMLVIALPLYVCATASTPIAASLLLKGLSPGAALVFLLAGPATNGATITVMLKTLGKRAAGLYVLAIVVCSLALAVIVDHLYVALGIDIRAVVSEVREVLPHWVGIFGAVVLLLLVVRSFIRPHGGG; this is translated from the coding sequence ATTGATGTAATGTTGAAGATAGTATTGGAATCATGGCATGTCCTTGTCGAGGCTTCGCCGTATGTCCTGTTCGGTTTCTTTGTGGCAGGGCTTCTCAAGGCGTTCGTACCCGATGTGTTTCTTGCCAAGCACCTTGGTGGAAACAGTGTCGGTGCCGTGGTCAAGGCATCGGTGATGGGAGTGCCCCTGCCCCTGTGCTCCTGCGGAGTGCTGCCTGCCGCGCTTGGGCTTCGACGGCAGGGTGCGAGCAAGGGGGCGACCACAGCCTTCATGATTTCCACCCCTGAGACGGGTGTGGATTCAATGGCGGTGACCTATGCGCTTATCGACCCGATCATGACGGTCATTCGACCGATTGCGGCTTCGATAACGGCGGTATTTGCTGGTGTGCTGGTGAATGCGTTCCCCGAGAAGGAAGAGCCGTCATTGCCCATGAACGGACTGTTGAAAATGAGTCATGACCATGAGCATGACAAGTGCGCGTGTGGTTGTGATGCAGAAGGCAAGCCGAGTGTGCTCGGGCGTTTCCGTTCCGGCATGGAATACGCTTTTGGCGAGATGATTGGTGACATCGGCCGCTGGCTTCTGGTTGGCGTACTCATTGCCGGAGTCATTGCCGCGGTCCTTCCCGACGACGCTCTGAACCAGTATGTCGGTGGAGGCGTTTTGTCGTATCTCGCCATGTTGGTCATAGCTTTGCCTCTCTATGTCTGCGCGACTGCTTCGACGCCGATCGCGGCCTCCCTGTTGTTGAAGGGGTTGTCTCCCGGTGCGGCACTTGTTTTTTTGCTGGCCGGTCCCGCCACCAATGGAGCGACCATCACTGTCATGCTCAAGACGCTTGGAAAGCGTGCCGCCGGTCTGTATGTTCTCGCTATAGTGGTTTGTTCGCTCGCTCTGGCCGTGATTGTGGACCATCTGTATGTTGCGCTCGGAATTGATATTCGTGCCGTGGTGTCTGAAGTCCGTGAAGTCTTGCCGCATTGGGTGGGAATCTTCGGTGCAGTTGTCTTGCTGTTGCTTGTAGTGCGGAGTTTTATTCGACCTCATGGCGGTGGTTGA
- a CDS encoding ABC transporter substrate-binding protein, producing MRKMVLTIMAIALFSLSAHAAESKIRFGILPVIDTLPLQVCVHDGLFAEQGLDVELVRFSSALERDTAMQAGQLDGYFGDLIATYLLISRDVPMYIAMTSWRTTPGYPMFGIGLSPKNKDAGIGDLAGKKLGLSKSTIMEFLADKMEEKLGVGSYHFERIEIKKLPIRLQMLMTDQIDAALLPEPLLSLAKFKGGGALVTADDLNIPLTVLCLHRKYFKGGAGSYIRFVTAYREAVKRLTEKPEDYRQLMAETCRIPKPLVSEFPVYPYPMPELPTDAELNEVQDWMLSKGLLKERLPQELVVSPIIP from the coding sequence ATGAGAAAGATGGTCCTTACGATCATGGCGATTGCCCTTTTCAGTCTCAGTGCTCATGCGGCTGAGTCCAAGATTCGTTTCGGTATCCTGCCGGTGATTGACACCCTGCCGCTTCAGGTCTGTGTGCATGACGGCCTGTTCGCCGAGCAGGGGCTGGATGTGGAGCTTGTCAGATTCTCTTCGGCTTTGGAGCGGGATACGGCCATGCAGGCAGGACAGCTTGACGGGTATTTTGGTGATCTTATTGCCACGTATCTGCTTATCAGCCGGGATGTCCCCATGTATATCGCCATGACTTCGTGGCGCACCACGCCCGGGTATCCCATGTTCGGCATCGGCCTGTCGCCAAAGAACAAGGACGCCGGTATCGGTGATCTTGCCGGGAAAAAGCTTGGCCTTTCCAAATCCACCATCATGGAATTTCTGGCTGACAAAATGGAAGAGAAGCTCGGCGTCGGCAGCTATCATTTCGAGCGAATCGAAATCAAGAAGTTGCCCATCCGGCTTCAGATGCTCATGACCGACCAGATTGATGCCGCTTTGCTGCCCGAGCCGTTGCTCTCATTGGCAAAATTCAAGGGGGGCGGGGCGCTTGTCACTGCGGACGATCTGAATATCCCCCTGACGGTTTTGTGCCTGCATCGTAAATATTTCAAAGGTGGAGCCGGGTCCTATATCCGATTCGTAACGGCGTACAGGGAGGCAGTCAAACGACTGACCGAAAAGCCGGAGGACTACCGGCAGTTGATGGCCGAGACATGCCGCATCCCCAAACCGTTGGTTTCGGAATTTCCGGTTTACCCGTATCCCATGCCCGAACTTCCAACTGATGCCGAACTGAATGAGGTACAGGACTGGATGCTTTCCAAGGGGCTGCTCAAGGAGCGGTTGCCGCAGGAGCTGGTCGTGTCTCCGATCATTCCCTAG
- a CDS encoding ABC transporter permease: MVNLRPCIRYAVVIAVMGGLWKLTAMAMGGIILPYPEDAVTAFVSAAGTRLFWEHFGVSAYRAVAAMILAWGVAFPLGLLMGCVRKVDKLLAPFVFLTYPVPKIVLLPIFLLLFGLGDAAKIAMISLILGYQILVTTRDGVRAINPKYADSVRSLGGSRWNVFREVLLPAALPHGFTALRLGTGVSVAVLFFVESFATTRGLGYMIMDAWGAMDYLRMFTGIIAMSIMGAALYELANLMERRACKWMFLRKKG, translated from the coding sequence ATGGTAAACCTGCGTCCGTGTATTCGATACGCTGTCGTCATTGCGGTGATGGGAGGTCTGTGGAAGCTTACGGCCATGGCCATGGGTGGTATCATACTCCCGTACCCCGAAGATGCTGTGACGGCTTTTGTCTCCGCCGCCGGGACCCGTTTGTTCTGGGAGCATTTCGGAGTGAGCGCATACCGGGCGGTAGCCGCCATGATTCTCGCGTGGGGAGTGGCTTTTCCTCTTGGATTGCTGATGGGGTGCGTCAGGAAAGTGGACAAACTGCTCGCTCCTTTCGTCTTTTTGACATATCCGGTGCCCAAAATCGTGTTGCTGCCGATCTTTTTGCTGCTGTTCGGTCTGGGCGATGCCGCAAAGATAGCCATGATCTCGCTTATTCTCGGCTATCAGATTTTGGTGACCACGCGTGACGGCGTGCGCGCCATCAATCCGAAATACGCCGACTCCGTTCGATCTCTGGGCGGTTCCCGGTGGAACGTGTTCCGCGAAGTCCTGCTGCCTGCTGCGTTGCCGCACGGGTTTACAGCGCTTCGGCTCGGCACCGGAGTTTCGGTCGCAGTGTTGTTTTTTGTGGAATCCTTTGCCACCACGCGAGGGCTGGGCTATATGATAATGGATGCGTGGGGTGCCATGGACTACCTCCGCATGTTTACCGGCATCATCGCCATGAGCATCATGGGGGCGGCTTTGTACGAATTGGCCAATCTTATGGAACGCAGGGCGTGCAAGTGGATGTTTTTGAGAAAGAAGGGGTAG
- a CDS encoding metalloregulator ArsR/SmtB family transcription factor: MSNVACGDTSSHAENVSMVKERMLSEREFLFLAELFKALGDYTRSRILFALSVHELCVCALAEVLDMSQSAISHQLRLLRAAKLVRYRKEGKNVYYALDDDHVRTLIVQGIDHIREES; this comes from the coding sequence ATGTCCAACGTAGCTTGTGGTGATACTTCCAGCCATGCGGAAAATGTGAGCATGGTCAAGGAACGAATGCTTTCGGAACGTGAGTTTCTGTTTCTTGCCGAGTTGTTCAAGGCGCTCGGGGACTATACCCGGTCTCGAATTCTTTTTGCCTTGTCTGTTCATGAGTTGTGTGTATGTGCACTTGCCGAGGTTTTGGATATGTCCCAGTCGGCCATATCGCATCAGCTTCGGTTGCTCCGCGCGGCAAAGCTCGTTCGCTATCGCAAGGAAGGGAAGAATGTATATTACGCTCTGGATGACGATCATGTTCGTACGTTGATCGTGCAGGGTATTGACCATATTCGTGAGGAAAGCTGA
- a CDS encoding chemotaxis protein: protein MSKTAIDTGILLETGTNELEILEFYINETLKEGEEPVKNYFGINVAKVMQVIETPNLEPPESAPHPSFMGTIPLRDLILPVLDLSVWLELNMPKTERDIVIVTEFSKTVTGFLVSGVTEIHRVGWGEVIPPTSVISQSTDSIVGLVDKGDHFIQLLDLETILTQIEPASDLEMTRADREYKVLVADDSATIRMMLEQNLTAANFKPIITNNGSEALKTIMALKAQAEEEGKEITEFVDVIVSDIEMPLMDGFSLTKNIKDDSVLQKLPVILYSSIITKELKHKGDSVGADLQITKPDLHTIPEKAIELIEGSKD, encoded by the coding sequence ATGAGCAAAACCGCGATAGACACTGGTATTCTGCTGGAAACCGGCACCAATGAACTCGAAATCCTTGAGTTCTATATCAATGAAACCCTCAAGGAAGGCGAAGAGCCCGTCAAAAACTACTTCGGCATCAATGTAGCCAAAGTCATGCAGGTCATTGAAACACCCAACCTTGAACCGCCGGAATCCGCGCCACACCCGTCTTTCATGGGCACCATTCCCCTGCGGGATCTCATTCTGCCCGTGCTTGATCTTTCCGTCTGGCTTGAGCTCAACATGCCGAAAACGGAACGGGATATTGTCATCGTCACGGAATTCAGCAAGACAGTGACCGGATTCCTTGTTTCCGGTGTTACCGAAATTCATCGCGTGGGCTGGGGCGAGGTCATTCCTCCGACCAGCGTCATCTCCCAAAGCACCGACTCCATCGTCGGCCTTGTGGACAAGGGAGACCACTTCATTCAGCTGCTTGATCTCGAAACCATCCTCACCCAGATCGAGCCGGCCAGCGATCTGGAAATGACCCGTGCCGACAGGGAATACAAGGTCTTGGTGGCCGACGACTCCGCCACCATCCGCATGATGCTTGAACAAAATCTCACTGCGGCCAACTTCAAGCCGATCATCACGAACAACGGCAGTGAGGCTCTCAAAACCATCATGGCGCTGAAAGCCCAAGCCGAAGAAGAGGGCAAGGAAATCACCGAATTCGTGGATGTCATTGTTTCCGATATCGAAATGCCCCTCATGGACGGCTTCAGTCTGACAAAAAATATCAAGGACGATTCCGTCTTGCAGAAACTGCCCGTCATACTGTACTCCTCCATCATCACAAAGGAACTGAAGCACAAAGGGGATTCCGTAGGAGCCGACCTGCAAATCACGAAACCGGATCTGCACACTATCCCTGAAAAAGCCATTGAACTGATTGAAGGAAGTAAAGATTGA
- a CDS encoding Hpt domain-containing protein gives MIYRGDEVLEVYLEETTDRLDSIESGLLKLENQAECDPSLVNSIFRDAHSVKAGANLLELKNIEALSHKLENVLEMIRRCELDATEMIITASLESVDKLRELVDNIENSESISIRLHTAMLEMSVKKTLEQS, from the coding sequence TTGATATATCGCGGAGATGAAGTTCTCGAAGTCTATCTCGAAGAAACAACCGACAGGCTCGATTCCATTGAATCGGGCCTCTTGAAGCTTGAAAATCAGGCGGAATGCGATCCGTCGCTGGTCAATTCCATTTTTCGTGATGCCCACTCCGTCAAGGCCGGGGCCAACCTTCTCGAACTGAAGAATATCGAGGCACTTTCGCACAAGCTCGAAAATGTTCTTGAAATGATCCGACGCTGTGAGCTGGACGCAACGGAAATGATCATAACCGCCAGTCTGGAGTCCGTAGACAAACTACGCGAGCTGGTGGACAATATTGAAAACAGCGAATCCATCAGCATCCGACTGCATACCGCCATGCTTGAAATGTCGGTAAAAAAAACCCTTGAACAGAGTTAA
- a CDS encoding UbiD family decarboxylase: MGYKNTKECLDALEARGELVRIDKTVDANIEVGAIQRRVFQAGGPALLFTSVKGCRFPMAANLYGTKQRMHFIFRDTIEMVQRLMKLKLSPMEAFKRPWKYLGAPKTAWHTMPKNVSWGPVLQNETTVSQLPQLVSWPMDGGGYVTLPQVYSESPDNPGYAGSNMGMYRVQLSGNDFIPDKEVGLHYQIHRGIGHHHAQAIKKNIPLRVNVFVGGAPAMTLAAVMPLPDGLAEIFFAGAMGGHRIPMVTREGGLPVPAEADFCISGTVVKGLEKPEGPFGDHLGYYSLAHDFPVLKVDKVFHRNDAVWPFTTVGRPPQEDTMFGEFIHELTAELVPSVFSGVHEVHAVDAAGVHPLLLAVGSERYVPYAEERQPQELLTNAMALLGNTQTSLSKYVLIAAREDMRQGASCHDIPGFFKHMLERVDLKRDLHFITRTTIDTLDYSGISLNQGSKLVWAAAGSQKRELSTEMPSNMNLPRGFRDPQVFAPGILVIKGPKHQKKRDQQDAAFDRLGAALEKAVGIEGFPMIVVADDAGFTAQNWDNFLWVTFTRSDPATDIYGVHGFTHAKHWGAKTSIVIDARLKTYHAPPLDPDPEVEKRVDALGASGGPLHGII; encoded by the coding sequence ATGGGATACAAGAATACCAAAGAGTGTCTTGACGCACTTGAGGCTCGCGGCGAACTCGTTCGAATTGACAAGACAGTCGATGCGAACATCGAGGTCGGGGCCATTCAGCGCAGGGTTTTTCAGGCCGGAGGTCCGGCGCTTCTTTTCACCAGTGTGAAAGGGTGCCGGTTCCCCATGGCTGCCAATCTGTACGGCACAAAGCAACGCATGCATTTCATTTTTCGCGATACCATAGAGATGGTACAGCGATTGATGAAATTGAAGCTTTCCCCCATGGAGGCATTCAAGCGTCCATGGAAGTATCTGGGAGCGCCCAAGACTGCTTGGCACACCATGCCGAAAAACGTTTCATGGGGGCCTGTCCTGCAAAATGAAACGACGGTTTCCCAATTGCCACAGCTTGTTTCATGGCCCATGGACGGCGGCGGATACGTGACATTGCCGCAGGTCTATTCGGAAAGTCCGGACAATCCCGGGTACGCCGGTTCCAACATGGGCATGTACCGGGTGCAGTTGTCGGGGAATGACTTCATTCCAGACAAGGAAGTCGGCCTGCATTACCAGATTCATCGTGGTATCGGTCACCACCATGCACAGGCCATCAAGAAGAATATCCCACTCAGGGTGAATGTTTTCGTGGGCGGCGCACCGGCCATGACTTTGGCTGCCGTTATGCCGCTGCCTGATGGACTGGCTGAAATTTTCTTTGCCGGTGCCATGGGTGGGCATCGAATTCCCATGGTTACCCGTGAGGGCGGTCTGCCCGTTCCCGCCGAAGCGGATTTCTGTATTTCCGGCACCGTGGTCAAAGGGTTGGAAAAACCTGAAGGCCCGTTCGGTGATCATTTGGGGTATTACAGTCTGGCTCATGATTTTCCGGTTCTCAAGGTGGACAAGGTCTTTCATCGCAATGATGCCGTCTGGCCGTTCACCACGGTGGGACGGCCGCCGCAGGAAGATACCATGTTCGGTGAATTCATCCATGAATTGACTGCCGAACTGGTGCCGTCAGTTTTTTCCGGCGTGCATGAGGTGCATGCCGTGGACGCTGCGGGCGTGCATCCGCTGCTGCTCGCTGTGGGAAGTGAGCGATATGTGCCTTACGCCGAGGAGCGGCAGCCGCAGGAATTGCTGACCAATGCCATGGCATTGCTTGGCAATACACAGACCTCATTGTCGAAATACGTGCTTATCGCCGCACGCGAGGACATGCGTCAAGGCGCGTCATGCCATGATATTCCCGGCTTCTTCAAGCACATGCTTGAGCGTGTTGACCTCAAGCGGGACCTGCATTTTATTACCCGGACGACCATCGACACGCTTGATTATTCAGGTATCAGCCTGAATCAGGGGTCGAAGCTTGTGTGGGCGGCTGCCGGGTCACAGAAGCGTGAACTGTCAACGGAGATGCCGAGCAACATGAACCTGCCTCGCGGGTTCCGTGATCCTCAGGTCTTTGCTCCCGGTATTCTTGTTATCAAGGGGCCGAAGCATCAAAAGAAGCGTGACCAGCAGGACGCGGCTTTCGACCGACTTGGTGCAGCGCTGGAAAAGGCTGTGGGAATTGAAGGGTTCCCCATGATCGTCGTTGCGGACGACGCCGGTTTCACGGCTCAGAACTGGGATAATTTCCTGTGGGTCACATTTACCCGTTCCGATCCGGCCACCGATATTTACGGGGTTCACGGTTTCACTCATGCAAAACACTGGGGCGCGAAGACTTCCATTGTCATCGATGCCCGACTCAAGACGTACCACGCTCCGCCGCTCGATCCCGATCCCGAGGTCGAGAAACGCGTTGACGCCCTCGGCGCATCTGGCGGCCCCTTGCACGGAATCATTTAG
- a CDS encoding NAD-glutamate dehydrogenase domain-containing protein — protein sequence MNVDVVVNPSDIQEKVENRLKESAADLIPWFYGSMPEYYFRTHNESEQIRHLMALLSGNVRREKQSLALRSPCGSMVTHITPGGDMKALGGVLRGYLDKDIQIARIYSSRDDSLRLDTFIFGPQPQCAVDGDNYKKALASVREGAVSVESKDVESFEQFLSSASEDYVEKFEAGRAVRHFRTCGCVEGFERVQVQLEKGVHPGFDRITVAMENPPRKGLLLRVVNVFAREDIPVDRAYSDEFDRGEKSTIAIMSFYLDTSRIDLQEDSEQWRRLERQLRLTKWFAFHGLEALADEDGWELRQVMLMQAASEFAHQFLISKDIHAYTSSRILYAILKHRDVSGMLMEYFDTRFNPDFVGDRSAALAEKRSEVRSAISMIGNPVHRKIMTYIFKFFRYTMRTNYYLPHKLGLSFRLNPLILSPMPKEERPFGIYCFHGPYCFAFHVRYRDTARGGVRVVRTWSQEHFEMESNRLFDEVTKLASAQQFKNKDIPEGGSKAVVLLGPEADIDLAVKSMVDSFLDLLVIPEGSEGFVQPGIVDYLDREELIFLGPDENITPAHINWIAARAQFRGYKWPSAFMSSKPGAGIAHKEYGVTSEGVIVFADELLHTLGIDPKNEPFTVKITGGPAGDVASNVMKILMREYGENARIVAMTDGHGAAFDPDGMDHAELIRLMDNELKASHFDPAKLKGEGAFVVSTEDAHGTQIRNELHNTAVADIFIPSGGRPDTINMSNWREFLQKDGTPSARGLVEGANIFISTDARAEMEKAGVLAVPGPSANKTGVICSSYEILAGLILSEKEFLDIKDYYVVQLLDILRLRARAEARVLMREFKLAGGAKTITELSYQLSESINSLADRVAVVLEEEVDSVADDPRLCDVVLSYCPAILVQKYRDRIINDIPRRHQLALVASFVSAKMLYQEGIGWADRLVSVKGVRDVVLGYLEEEKNVAGLVAEVRSSGLEHAGLIEEIVDCAGRKYLIQNRLGLG from the coding sequence ATGAACGTTGATGTGGTCGTCAATCCGTCTGATATTCAGGAAAAGGTTGAGAATCGGCTGAAAGAATCTGCGGCAGACCTTATTCCCTGGTTTTATGGTTCAATGCCGGAGTATTATTTCAGAACGCATAATGAATCCGAGCAAATTCGCCATTTAATGGCGCTTCTTTCCGGAAATGTCCGCCGCGAAAAGCAGTCTCTGGCACTGCGAAGTCCGTGCGGTTCCATGGTGACGCATATTACGCCGGGGGGTGACATGAAGGCGCTCGGCGGGGTGCTGAGGGGGTATCTCGACAAGGATATCCAGATTGCACGCATCTATTCTAGCCGGGACGATTCGTTGCGGCTTGATACGTTTATTTTCGGCCCCCAGCCCCAATGCGCGGTTGACGGCGACAATTATAAAAAGGCCCTTGCCAGCGTCCGTGAGGGAGCCGTTTCCGTTGAGTCGAAGGATGTTGAATCCTTCGAGCAATTCCTGTCTTCTGCCAGTGAAGACTATGTAGAGAAGTTTGAGGCTGGGCGGGCGGTACGTCATTTCCGGACCTGTGGGTGCGTTGAGGGATTTGAGCGGGTGCAGGTCCAGCTTGAAAAGGGTGTGCATCCCGGTTTTGACCGGATTACCGTTGCCATGGAAAACCCGCCGCGAAAGGGCTTGCTCTTGAGGGTCGTCAACGTGTTTGCACGTGAGGATATTCCGGTTGACCGGGCATATTCCGATGAATTCGATCGTGGTGAGAAGTCCACCATAGCGATCATGAGTTTTTATCTTGATACTTCGCGTATTGATTTGCAGGAAGACTCTGAACAGTGGCGTCGTCTTGAACGGCAACTGCGATTGACCAAGTGGTTCGCCTTTCATGGCCTTGAAGCATTGGCTGATGAAGACGGTTGGGAGCTTAGGCAGGTCATGCTCATGCAGGCCGCCAGCGAGTTCGCACATCAATTCCTCATCAGCAAGGACATCCATGCGTATACGTCAAGCCGAATCCTGTATGCCATCCTCAAGCATCGGGATGTCAGCGGAATGCTGATGGAATATTTTGATACTCGTTTCAATCCTGACTTTGTGGGCGATCGTAGTGCCGCTCTTGCCGAAAAAAGAAGCGAAGTTCGCAGTGCCATCAGCATGATCGGAAATCCGGTTCATCGAAAGATCATGACCTACATATTCAAGTTCTTCCGTTACACCATGAGGACGAACTATTACCTGCCGCACAAGCTCGGTCTGAGTTTCCGGCTGAATCCGCTTATCTTGTCCCCCATGCCCAAGGAGGAAAGGCCGTTCGGCATATACTGCTTCCACGGTCCCTACTGTTTTGCTTTCCATGTGCGGTATCGCGATACGGCCCGTGGCGGTGTCCGGGTGGTGCGTACATGGTCGCAGGAACACTTCGAGATGGAATCGAACAGGCTGTTTGATGAGGTGACCAAACTTGCCAGCGCCCAGCAGTTCAAGAATAAGGATATCCCGGAAGGAGGGTCCAAGGCGGTTGTTCTGCTCGGCCCTGAAGCGGATATTGATCTGGCAGTGAAAAGCATGGTCGATTCATTCCTTGATCTGCTCGTCATCCCGGAAGGTTCGGAAGGTTTTGTCCAACCCGGTATTGTGGATTACCTTGATCGTGAGGAACTGATCTTCCTTGGGCCCGATGAAAATATTACCCCGGCCCATATCAACTGGATTGCAGCGCGGGCACAGTTCCGCGGTTACAAGTGGCCGAGCGCTTTCATGAGTTCCAAGCCCGGAGCAGGCATTGCTCACAAGGAATACGGCGTGACCAGCGAGGGCGTGATCGTTTTTGCGGATGAGCTGCTGCATACCCTCGGCATTGATCCGAAGAATGAGCCGTTTACCGTGAAGATTACCGGTGGTCCGGCAGGGGATGTGGCGTCCAACGTCATGAAAATCCTTATGCGGGAGTATGGTGAAAACGCGCGAATCGTTGCCATGACCGACGGGCACGGAGCGGCCTTTGATCCTGATGGAATGGATCATGCTGAACTGATTCGGCTCATGGATAATGAACTCAAGGCGTCTCATTTCGATCCGGCAAAGCTGAAGGGGGAAGGGGCGTTTGTCGTGTCCACCGAGGATGCTCACGGAACGCAGATTCGCAATGAACTGCACAATACTGCGGTGGCGGATATTTTCATTCCGTCCGGTGGCAGGCCTGATACCATCAATATGTCCAATTGGCGTGAATTCCTGCAAAAGGATGGGACGCCTTCAGCCAGAGGACTGGTGGAAGGGGCGAATATCTTCATTTCCACGGATGCGCGTGCCGAGATGGAGAAAGCGGGAGTGCTTGCGGTTCCCGGTCCTTCTGCCAACAAGACGGGCGTGATATGCTCGTCGTATGAAATACTTGCCGGACTGATCCTGAGCGAGAAGGAATTCCTCGACATCAAGGACTATTATGTTGTGCAACTGCTGGATATTCTGCGGTTGAGAGCGCGTGCGGAAGCACGGGTACTCATGCGCGAGTTCAAGCTTGCGGGTGGGGCGAAAACCATTACCGAACTATCCTATCAATTGTCCGAATCCATCAACTCTCTTGCCGACAGGGTGGCTGTCGTTCTGGAAGAGGAGGTCGATAGTGTGGCGGATGATCCGCGTTTGTGTGACGTCGTGTTGTCTTATTGTCCGGCAATCCTTGTGCAGAAGTACCGGGATCGTATTATCAATGACATTCCGCGCAGACACCAGTTGGCGCTTGTGGCTTCCTTTGTTTCTGCCAAGATGCTGTATCAGGAGGGTATCGGCTGGGCGGACCGTCTTGTTTCAGTCAAAGGGGTGCGTGATGTCGTGCTCGGATATCTTGAAGAAGAAAAGAACGTTGCGGGACTGGTCGCCGAGGTCCGGTCAAGTGGGCTTGAGCATGCCGGACTCATAGAAGAGATCGTCGATTGCGCCGGACGCAAATATCTGATCCAGAACAGGCTTGGGTTGGGCTAG